The Nostoc sp. 'Lobaria pulmonaria (5183) cyanobiont' DNA window ATATCTCGATGCAAAACTGGACTTGGGGTAACGACTACCGCCCCGGAACTGGTCAGGATAACCTAATTTATAACCGCCAACAGTTACAAGCGACTGGACAGTTAGAGCCAGGGGGTTGGATGGGAGGACTGCGGACAGAAACCCTGCGTAAGGCTGAGGAAAATGCTTTATCTTTCTATTACTGGTTGGTAGCTGGGACTACAGATTCTCAACTAGGAGATGGTGTCAAGCAGCAGCAACCCAATAACCGCTTTGTTTCCGGTTTAAATTCCCCAATGGGGACAATACATGGTTTATCAAAATATCCCTATATGCGAGAAGGACGGCGGATCATTGGCCGCCCCAGTTGGGGACAAGCTGAAGGCTTTAGTATTGGGGAAATTGATATTTCCCGCCGAGATTATAATGATCAGTATTACTCAAAGACTCTGCCAGCAGATATGTATCGTCGGCTACGAGCAGCAGTTGCAGGTTTAGAAGCAATATCAGTAATTGACGGTAAAGTTCCACCAGATAAAGCAATGCGACGGACTCGTTCTACCATCTTCCCCGATGCTGTGGGTATTGGTCACTACGCTATAGATTTCCATCCTTGCATGGTGAATAGTCCCCCAGAAGCCCCTGGGAACACAGAACGTCCAGGCGAAAGACGTGGTGCAGGTCTTGCTTATCCCTTCCAAATTGCTTTGAGGGCGATGATTCCTCAGAAAATTGATAATTTGCTGGTAGGTGGCAAAAGTATTGCGACTAGTCACATTGCTGCTGCTGCCTATCGAGTACACTCATTTGAATGGTCATCTGGCGCAGCTGCGGGAACTGTGGCTAGTTTTGCACTCAAAAATGCGATCGCACCTTACCAACTAGTTGATGACTTACCTAAACAAGAGCTACAACTAGAAGCACTCAAACGGCTTTTGCAACAAAATGGCAACCCTACCGCCTTCCCAGATACATCTATTTTTAACGAAAACTGGGATAATTGGAAATAGATAGTCATTTGTCATTTGTCATTTGTCATTGGTCATTGGTCATTGGTGATCGGTCATTGGTCATATCAAGTCCGGTTAATCACTTATGATTACCGAATCTGTGCAAAAATCCCAAAAGCCTCTTTACCCCTGCCCCCAGACCTTCGGTCACTGAGCGTAGCCGTACCACTTCGTGGAAGCAAGCTACGCGCAGCGTCTCGTAGAGAAGTGTGGTCTAAATGATAAGTCTTTAGCCGGACACGATATCATTGGTCATTGGTTAAGGACAAATGACAACGGACAACTAAACAATGAACTAAACTAATTACTTATAGTGTAGTTTTGTAAAATCATCTTGACCAATTGTTTTATGGTTATGACACTTTCAGCAGATGTTTACGGGATGTCCACAGCACCAACTATAGCTCCTGAACGGTCTAATCAAGTTATCCGTAAGACTTATCCGAATTACAAAGTGATTGTATTAAACGATGATTTTAATACATTCCAACACGTGTCTGAATGTTTGATGAAATATATTCCGGGGATGAGTGGCGATCGCGCGTGGGATCTGACTAATCAGGTACACTATGAAGGTCAAGCGATCGTCTGGGTCGGGCCCCAAGAACCTGCGGAACTCTATCACCAGCAGCTGCGCCGAGCAGGTTTGACAATGGCACCTCTAGAAGCAGCTTAATTATCATGGACAAACCCACCGTAAATCCTCTCCGCACGGCTTCACAAAAAGCCGCCAGACTGGTTTGGAATCACTCAACACACCTTTCTGGTCTTATCCCTATTTTAGAACGTCTTTGTCAGCACGATGGTATCCAAACTGTGACGCCAGGAGTGATTGGGCGGTCAAAAGGTCACTGTCCCAAAATGCAACTGCGCGTTTCAGTACCCATTCGTGGCGGCTATAAAGTCATTGCCCGGCAGGGGAAAACGGTACAAGAGGTATTTATTTTGACAACTTTGCCCCAGGATAAACTAGAAGCTGCATTAGCGATCGCCATGAGATGTTAATCATGCCCAATCCCCACTTGCCCTGAGCGTTCGCGTAGCGTCTCCAAGAGTTGCCGAAGAGATGCCCAATAACTATTCCTCAACCCGATGTACTGCAAATTTGTGTAGCGGCAGACTAACAATACAAGAAAAAGTTAAGAAATATGACAGAGCCGTAGTTATTTTCAAAGTCATGACTACAGATTCCCAATCGGGTAAAACTATTTTTTCGATGCCAAAAGCTACACAGTAAACTAGCCAGTAACTAAAGCTCATTCTAAACAGAATCTGTTCTGTTTCTTCGATCTCATTTGTTTGCTCCTTACTGTTCCACAGTAACAACAGTCCAATAATGCAAGCTACAAAGGAAACAGCAACTACAAATTCGTGACAAAATATATTTAACGAATGCATTTGTGTTTATTCCCACATTTTTCAGTTGAAATTTAGTCTAAAGGAATATTCCTTGCAGAGATACAAATTATTTACAAACCTCAATAGATTCAAAAGCGCTGAGTGAAAAATTTGGCGTTGTAACTCAGCACTCATAACTCAATTAACCTTCATGACTAGTTGCCAAAATTGAAGCGTTTGCAACAATTGCTCCTTCATGTATAAGAAAGGTTTAAGTATTTCCCAGAAATATATAACCAATTGCTGCAAATGCTTAATACTTTGCAACAATTGCTTCTTCATGTATAAGAAAGGTTTAAGTATTTCCCAAAAATATATAACCAATTGCTGCAAATGCTTAATACTTTGCAACAATTGCTTCTTCATGTATAAGAAAGGTTTAAATGATTGCAGCATTTGTTGTAATTAACTTATGACTTAATCTTACTTAAAAAATCAAAATCTTTTAAGTAAAATTAACTGCCCTCATCCTCCCTCGATGCATCCTACAGTGTATACACAAGTTCAATTACCCCCCTTACCAGGGCTGATTCATCCCCTAAAACAGGTAAAATTGCAAGTGTTGAGGGGAGGAAAATTATGGGTAGTTCTCTGATTGAACAACTGCGGCTTGTGGAAGATTTTAGAACGAAAGATGGCCGAAGGCATCCACGTTAGCGTCCACTATGCCGCCTGCAAATTGGTTGGCAGTAATTGAAAGTTCACTTCTGTCCTGCCAAGACTTGTTCGGCACTCAAATCCAACTGTGGAAAAGTAAAAGAAATGATGCGTTCTTATCCTCGGAATGCAACAGCATCATAGAACCCTTCTACTAGGGTGCATATTATAACTATCTCTTGAATCGGGTCAACAATTCAGTATTCGGGAATTTTCAGAACAGCATATTTAGAATGTTTGCTGCGATAGTC harbors:
- the clpS gene encoding ATP-dependent Clp protease adapter ClpS, whose product is MVMTLSADVYGMSTAPTIAPERSNQVIRKTYPNYKVIVLNDDFNTFQHVSECLMKYIPGMSGDRAWDLTNQVHYEGQAIVWVGPQEPAELYHQQLRRAGLTMAPLEAA
- a CDS encoding DUF2103 domain-containing protein, which produces MDKPTVNPLRTASQKAARLVWNHSTHLSGLIPILERLCQHDGIQTVTPGVIGRSKGHCPKMQLRVSVPIRGGYKVIARQGKTVQEVFILTTLPQDKLEAALAIAMRC